In one Fusobacterium simiae genomic region, the following are encoded:
- a CDS encoding efflux RND transporter periplasmic adaptor subunit, with amino-acid sequence MVNMVKKYLKWIILIVILIFGVVYYSFFRKKDDGVKYLTEAVKRSDISQTIVASGTVRSNNRVEVGAQVSGKITKINVVLGQEVKKGDLLATIDSLTQNNNLDEAKSKLKSYQAQRKSAAVKLQVAQSKFNRISKLYQMNSISQDDYETAKEELEVAKASVTEYDELIAQASISVKTAETNLSYTSITSPIDGVVISIPVSEGQTVNSNQSAPTIVQVADLSKMLIKAEVAEGDVTKVKNGMEVEVATVANPDKTYKSTVQSVDQATSTLTDNEYSESVSNTSAVYYYANIVLDNKDGNLRIGMTTTNTITINSVKNVLSVPVVAVQKVNGKSIVKILKDKEKNTVEEREVKTGIQDGLSIEIKSGLSEGEEVVVTQLNGTDGLDSLPQRRM; translated from the coding sequence ATGGTAAATATGGTAAAAAAATACCTAAAATGGATAATATTAATAGTTATTTTAATTTTTGGAGTAGTTTACTACTCTTTTTTTAGAAAAAAAGATGATGGAGTTAAATATCTCACAGAAGCAGTAAAGAGAAGTGATATCTCTCAAACAATAGTGGCTTCTGGAACAGTAAGAAGTAACAATAGGGTTGAAGTTGGTGCACAAGTATCAGGAAAAATCACAAAAATTAATGTAGTTTTAGGGCAAGAAGTTAAAAAAGGTGATTTACTTGCAACAATAGATTCGTTGACACAAAATAATAATTTAGATGAAGCTAAATCTAAATTGAAATCGTATCAAGCTCAAAGAAAAAGTGCTGCTGTCAAACTGCAAGTAGCTCAATCAAAGTTTAATAGAATTTCAAAACTATATCAGATGAATTCTATTTCACAGGATGATTATGAAACTGCAAAAGAAGAATTAGAAGTAGCAAAGGCAAGTGTAACTGAATATGATGAATTGATTGCTCAGGCATCTATATCAGTGAAAACGGCTGAAACAAATTTATCTTATACATCTATAACTTCGCCAATAGATGGAGTTGTAATATCTATTCCTGTATCAGAAGGGCAAACCGTTAATAGTAATCAATCTGCTCCAACAATAGTACAGGTTGCAGATTTATCTAAAATGTTAATTAAAGCAGAAGTTGCAGAAGGAGATGTAACAAAAGTTAAAAATGGAATGGAAGTTGAAGTTGCAACAGTAGCCAATCCAGATAAAACATATAAGTCAACTGTACAGTCAGTAGACCAAGCAACATCTACATTGACAGATAATGAATATAGTGAATCAGTTAGTAATACATCAGCAGTTTACTATTATGCAAATATAGTTTTAGATAATAAAGATGGTAATTTAAGAATAGGAATGACAACAACAAATACCATTACTATAAATTCAGTTAAAAATGTTTTATCTGTACCTGTTGTAGCAGTTCAAAAAGTAAATGGAAAATCAATAGTTAAAATTTTGAAGGATAAAGAAAAAAATACAGTGGAAGAAAGAGAAGTTAAAACTGGAATACAAGATGGACTTTCTATTGAAATAAAAAGTGGTCTATCAGAAGGAGAAGAAGTTGTAGTTACTCAACTAAATGGAACAGATGGTTTGGATAGTCTTCCTCAAAGAAGAATGTAA
- a CDS encoding MacB family efflux pump subunit, whose amino-acid sequence MKNNKNIIEMQNINKYFGEGENRVHILKNIFLTIEKGDFVSIIGQSGSGKSTLMNIIGCLDKATSGKYYIDGEEISEFTSDELSELRKRKFGFIFQRYHLLSSLNAQENVALPAIYAGVEHDSRMARAEKLLEKLELSNKLKNKPNQLSGGQQQRVSIARALMNGGEIILADEPTGALDSKSGIMVMEILNQLHEEGHTIILVTHDKSIASQANRIIEIKDGEIFNDTRQREIKKELQEDKSEINNLKKNKFQVAKDQFFESFKMSVSAIVAHKMRSLLTMLGIIIGIASIVCVVAIGNGSQQKVLANISSLGTNTMDIFNGEGMGNRFANRIKSLSTTDVDILEKQSYVDSVTPNSTSSGTLVYQNQSYSANLKGVGADYFDVRGVKITSGRAFSKEDEEDLSSVALIDENTQKSLFEENENPIGKVILFNKKPLKIIGTVNLSDVIGLNSSELNIFAPYTMVMNKVSGEKYIGSITVKIKDDIDSQVAQKSITDLLRAKHGKKDFFIMNTDTLKKTIESTTGTMKILISSIAVISLVVGGIGVMNIMLVSVTERTKEIGIRMAIGAKEKNILEQFLLEAVLICFIGGIVGIVLSLLIGWGFNKISTSFTMMFSSFSILMAVLFSTIVGIVFGYMPAKNAAKLDPIEALSRE is encoded by the coding sequence ATGAAAAATAATAAAAATATTATAGAAATGCAGAATATTAATAAATACTTTGGTGAAGGAGAAAACAGAGTACATATTTTAAAAAATATCTTCCTTACTATTGAAAAAGGAGATTTTGTTTCTATCATAGGACAATCAGGTTCTGGAAAATCGACACTTATGAATATTATAGGCTGTTTAGATAAAGCTACTTCTGGAAAATATTATATTGATGGAGAAGAAATAAGTGAATTTACCTCTGATGAATTATCAGAACTTAGAAAAAGAAAATTTGGTTTTATCTTCCAAAGATATCATCTATTATCTTCTTTAAATGCACAAGAAAATGTAGCTTTACCTGCTATATATGCTGGTGTAGAACACGATAGCAGAATGGCAAGAGCAGAAAAATTATTAGAAAAATTAGAGCTTTCCAATAAATTAAAAAATAAACCTAATCAGTTATCTGGTGGGCAACAACAAAGAGTTTCCATAGCAAGAGCTTTAATGAATGGTGGAGAAATAATTTTAGCTGATGAACCAACAGGAGCTTTGGATTCTAAAAGTGGAATAATGGTAATGGAAATTTTAAATCAATTACACGAAGAAGGGCATACAATTATTTTAGTAACACATGATAAAAGTATTGCTAGTCAAGCTAATAGAATTATTGAAATAAAAGATGGAGAAATTTTTAATGATACAAGACAAAGAGAAATAAAAAAAGAATTGCAAGAAGATAAATCTGAAATAAATAATTTAAAAAAGAATAAATTTCAAGTTGCAAAAGATCAATTTTTTGAATCTTTTAAAATGTCAGTTTCAGCAATAGTTGCCCATAAAATGCGTTCTCTTTTGACTATGCTTGGTATTATAATAGGTATTGCTTCTATTGTTTGTGTTGTAGCTATAGGAAATGGTTCTCAACAAAAAGTCTTAGCAAATATTAGCTCACTAGGTACTAATACTATGGATATATTTAATGGTGAAGGAATGGGAAATCGTTTTGCAAATAGGATTAAAAGTTTGTCAACAACTGATGTAGATATATTAGAGAAACAAAGCTATGTTGATAGTGTTACTCCTAATAGCACAAGTTCTGGAACACTTGTTTATCAAAATCAATCATATTCAGCTAATTTAAAAGGTGTTGGAGCGGATTATTTTGATGTAAGAGGTGTAAAAATAACTTCAGGTAGAGCGTTTTCAAAAGAAGATGAAGAGGATTTAAGTTCAGTTGCTCTCATAGATGAAAATACTCAAAAATCTTTGTTTGAAGAAAATGAAAACCCAATAGGAAAAGTTATTTTATTCAATAAAAAGCCTTTAAAGATTATAGGTACTGTTAATTTAAGTGATGTAATTGGTTTGAATAGTAGTGAATTAAACATATTTGCACCTTATACTATGGTTATGAATAAAGTCAGTGGTGAAAAATACATTGGCTCTATAACTGTAAAAATTAAAGATGATATAGATTCACAAGTTGCTCAAAAAAGTATAACTGATTTATTGAGAGCAAAACATGGTAAAAAAGATTTCTTTATTATGAATACAGATACACTTAAAAAGACTATTGAAAGTACAACAGGTACTATGAAAATATTAATTTCATCAATAGCAGTAATTTCACTTGTTGTTGGTGGTATAGGAGTTATGAATATTATGCTTGTATCTGTAACTGAAAGAACAAAAGAAATTGGAATTAGAATGGCAATAGGAGCTAAGGAGAAAAATATATTGGAACAATTTTTATTGGAAGCAGTCTTAATATGTTTTATAGGTGGTATAGTTGGAATAGTTTTATCACTTCTTATTGGTTGGGGCTTTAATAAAATCTCAACAAGTTTTACAATGATGTTTTCAAGTTTTTCAATATTGATGGCAGTTCTATTTTCTACTATTGTTGGAATAGTTTTTGGATATATGCCTGCAAAAAATGCTGCAAAACTTGATCCTATTGAAGCACTATCAAGAGAGTAG